The region CGAATTTATTTATTGGAATAAATGCGCTTTACCTACAGCCACGTAATGATGACTTAGATTATGCAACAGTTTTTACTCGGCGCCCAACATATACTCATAATGTCGATTTAGATTATGATTGGGGATTTAATCTCTTTGGTGGTATAAAGTTTTATAACAATAATGATATAAAGTTTGCCTGGCAAAGGCTTCATACAATTGATCACGATAGCATTTTTCCTAATGAAGAGTTCGCTGTAGAACCACGCTGGTTACCTCAAGCTTCTTGGACATCAGTATTAGGTCAGGCTCGTTTTGATTATGATGAAGTATCTGGTGTTATTGCCCATACATCTTTTTTTAATAATGGTTGGTTGATTCGCTATGGAATAGGTGCAGAGTATGCAGAAATTGACTCAAGATTTTTAGTAGATGCTACAACAGACGTAGTAACGGTAAATCGAGGATTTACTAATACCAGTGTTTTTCATGGCGTAGGCCCCCGCATTGAAGGCGATGTTTTTTACAATCTCTATAATGAACTTAACGTGTTTGCAAGTGCCAATGCTGCCTTGCTAATTGGTTCTAGAGAATTTTATCTCACAGCACACCGTCGTAGTGATGCAAGCAGATATTTTGATGATAGATTAACCCAAGTACCAAAATTGGGTCTACGCGTAGGGGTAGATTATAAACGTCCTGTTGGCCTCTTAAGTGCCGGTAAAAGTGCTGTTATTGATTTTCAAGTTGGTTGGCAAGCCGAAACTTATTTTGACGCTATTGAACGTCCTTCTACTGGCGTAATTGGTGGCGAAGGTTCGATAAGCACTGTTTTACCTCGAACATCTAATTATAATAATCAGGGGTTATTCTTTGGTGTAGCGTTATCCACTGATTGTTTGTAAAAATTTCAGAGTTAATGTGAGCCCTAAATAAATGACGTTATTTCCTTTTCAAATGAGCAGTGCGATACCAGGCATTATCTGGCCGCCTGCTCCTCATCCTATGGGTGCTCAGTTATATTATCAACTTCACTATTTTAATTATTCAGAAAAACTGCTACCTACAGAAATTCTAAAAAATCAATTTAGCCAATTGTTAATTTTATTAAATTTTTCACGACAAATGGTTCCTTATTATCAGGATAAATTAGCGCCATTATCTACTTTCCAATCCTGGGAGTCGTTGCAGGAAGCCTGGCAAGAAATTCCTTTGTTAACACGCGAAGATCTGCAACAAGCAAAAGATGCGATTTTTGCAAATCAAGTTCCTGCAGGTCATGAACCTGCAGAGTTATTATCTACAAGTGGGTCAACAGGAAAGCCAGTTACCGTTAAAGGTAATATAGCCACTCAGTTTTACTGGAATGCTATCTCACTTAGAAATCATCTCTGGCATGGTGATGAATTTGATAATTCCTTTGCTAGTATTCGTTATACTGAAAATAAAGATGCGCTCCCACCTTTGGGAACTAAATTTTTATGTTGGAGCCCTGCTACTTATCCAGTTGTTAAAACGGGGCCATGTTATCATCTTACTCTATGCACACCAGAAGAAGAGGTTAAATGGCTTCAACAAATAAATCCACATTATTTAAATTGTAATCCTTCTACATTAAGAGAAATTACGCTTTATCTAGCTAAACAGGGGGTTAAATTGATTAATCTCCAAAAGGTACATACGCATAGCGAAATCGTTGAACCTGGTTTACGAGATTTAATTAAGGAAGTGCTCGGCGTACCTCTCATAGACAACTATTCTTCGAAAGAGTGCGGATATATTGCTTTAGAATGCCCGGTCAGTGGTTATTATCATATTCAATCTGAAAATGTTTTGGTCGAAATATTAGACGAAAATAATAAACCTTGTGTGGTGGATCAGCCGGGACGAGTTATAGTAACCGTACTTCATAATTTTTCTTCACCCTTAATCCGCTATGATATTGGCGATTACGCTATTCCTGGTGACACTTGCTTATGCGGCAGAACCCTTCCAGTATTAAAACGAATTTTAGGAAGAAAACGAAATATATTGTATATGCCAAATGGGCAACGATTTTGGCCAGCGTTTGCTAGTCAGGGTGTTCGGCTAATGGATCTTCTTTCTTGCTCACAATTTCAGGTTGTACAAACTTCATTAACGGAACTGCAAATTAATTTGGTGCGAGCGAGTTCTTTCACAGTTCAAGAGGAAAAGATTATTCGAAACAAACTAAAAATAATTTTTAATTATCCCTTCAATTTCTCTTTTAATTTTGTTGATGCAATTCCCCGCAGTACTGGTGGAAAATTTGAAGATTTTATATCACTTATAAATTAAAAAATTACCTTCTACTTATTTTATAAATATGGTTAAGCTAATTTCACCTAGCATTAGATAATGCTTCAGGCAAATGTAACTCTACAGGTATTGATTCTATATACTGTTGGACTACGTTAGAAAGCATTAATGCCGTTATAGTCAAACTCATTGCACGATGGCCATAAAAGTAGAGGCTCTTTCATTTAGCATTTAAAACGTACGGTCACATAGGGGCCTGCAACTGAAAAATTGCTTTGTACATATTTAACGCTAGAAGTGGATAAAGATCCTGAATCTAAAGCAATAACATTGGTATTTGTTTCATAAGCTGATAAAGGATTAAAATAGACAGTCCCCATATAACCTAACTCGAGGGTAAGTTCAGATTCATTTTGCATGAAATAGCTATAACTTAATCCAATTTTTGCATCAATTTCTGGAACAACTTGTGTAACGCTGGTACTAGATAATTGCTCTCTATTTACAGCAATTCCTATTAAAGCTAAGTCAGAAGAACTCCCTGTAAATTTATACTGTGCAGGTTGCATACTACCAATTAAAACACCACCGGCTACTTGCCCTATAAGATGAAATCCATGATTGATATAATAATTATTAGTTAATCCTAATCGGGGACCTACGCCACTATAGGTCGAGGTGTTATTTAAAGAAAAATTAATTTTTGAGCCCCCATAAAAATTAGAAATTAATTTTTCTTTAATCCAGGCGCTGCCTAAACCGGTAAAAAAGCGAGTTTGTAAACTACAACCAAAATTTATAAATTTACCGATATCTAAATTAACAGCATTATAATTAAAATTTAAAATGGCTTTTGCGCTATTTAAAGAAGCAACGCCGGTGATTTCACCCCCGGTTGGAGGCGTTCCTGTTTGCGAGAAAGGCGAGATCCATTGGGATACAGGCTTAACATTTTTTGCATTTTTATAATTAGCCTGTAATGAAAACCAATTTAATTGTAGATCTGTACCTGAGTTTGCAAAAATATAACGTGCACCTGCT is a window of Legionella busanensis DNA encoding:
- a CDS encoding Lpg1974 family pore-forming outer membrane protein translates to MTSLKRTALSLFIIGLFNNQSTIAGTMGPVSVCDQTNLFIGINALYLQPRNDDLDYATVFTRRPTYTHNVDLDYDWGFNLFGGIKFYNNNDIKFAWQRLHTIDHDSIFPNEEFAVEPRWLPQASWTSVLGQARFDYDEVSGVIAHTSFFNNGWLIRYGIGAEYAEIDSRFLVDATTDVVTVNRGFTNTSVFHGVGPRIEGDVFYNLYNELNVFASANAALLIGSREFYLTAHRRSDASRYFDDRLTQVPKLGLRVGVDYKRPVGLLSAGKSAVIDFQVGWQAETYFDAIERPSTGVIGGEGSISTVLPRTSNYNNQGLFFGVALSTDCL
- a CDS encoding phenylacetate--CoA ligase family protein, with the translated sequence MTLFPFQMSSAIPGIIWPPAPHPMGAQLYYQLHYFNYSEKLLPTEILKNQFSQLLILLNFSRQMVPYYQDKLAPLSTFQSWESLQEAWQEIPLLTREDLQQAKDAIFANQVPAGHEPAELLSTSGSTGKPVTVKGNIATQFYWNAISLRNHLWHGDEFDNSFASIRYTENKDALPPLGTKFLCWSPATYPVVKTGPCYHLTLCTPEEEVKWLQQINPHYLNCNPSTLREITLYLAKQGVKLINLQKVHTHSEIVEPGLRDLIKEVLGVPLIDNYSSKECGYIALECPVSGYYHIQSENVLVEILDENNKPCVVDQPGRVIVTVLHNFSSPLIRYDIGDYAIPGDTCLCGRTLPVLKRILGRKRNILYMPNGQRFWPAFASQGVRLMDLLSCSQFQVVQTSLTELQINLVRASSFTVQEEKIIRNKLKIIFNYPFNFSFNFVDAIPRSTGGKFEDFISLIN
- a CDS encoding Lpg1974 family pore-forming outer membrane protein is translated as MMKILPKIVVAATLSCLYSGSFAGEMGPTDNRLNVFIPNLKPGLEGSLSALILEPGASNLGWGVVTTVLPIPTPQWQIESFNPDYKVGFQAGARYIFANSGTDLQLNWFSLQANYKNAKNVKPVSQWISPFSQTGTPPTGGEITGVASLNSAKAILNFNYNAVNLDIGKFINFGCSLQTRFFTGLGSAWIKEKLISNFYGGSKINFSLNNTSTYSGVGPRLGLTNNYYINHGFHLIGQVAGGVLIGSMQPAQYKFTGSSSDLALIGIAVNREQLSSTSVTQVVPEIDAKIGLSYSYFMQNESELTLELGYMGTVYFNPLSAYETNTNVIALDSGSLSTSSVKYVQSNFSVAGPYVTVRFKC